A genomic stretch from Nitrospira defluvii includes:
- the treZ gene encoding malto-oligosyltrehalose trehalohydrolase, whose translation MKPWQGMTLGATVAGDAVRFRCWAPERTQVEVLLEGGRTAHSMQQEDDGYWSTEVRGVKAGMTYRYRLDRGEAYPDPCSRFQPSGPHGPSLIVDPAAYRWQDKGWPGVKMRGQAIYELHVGTFTQEGTLDAASAQLVALKDLGITVIEVMPVAEFPGRWNWGYDGVGLYAPAHVYGDPEALKRFVDATHRLGLGVILDVVYNHLGPDGNYLPAYTHHYFTDRYPNEWGQAINFDGPESCGVRDFFIQNACYWVDEFHLDGLRLDAVHALHDEGPRHVLAELSQAARQAAGARSIILIAECEAQWIHPIQPINQGGWGLDGVWSEDFHHAARVAATGCREGYYTDYRGTPQELLSCMKRSFLFQGQRYQWQGKSRGTVVGDEPAAGFVFFLQNHDQVANQLRGDRLHEKTSPGLLRVLTALLLLSPQTPLLFMGQEFAASSPFLFFADFPPGELAQAIHRGRREFLAQFPSVASVEAQTAIPDPCNPIVFKRSQLDLAERDRHRNSYALHRDLLWLRREDPVIAQQDRHRLDGAVIGSEAFVVRYPGSEGDDRLLLLNLGPDCEYRPAPEPLLAPPAQRRWSLLWSSDELRYGGPGVIDPLSDEGWRLPAESAVLYRTEPEG comes from the coding sequence ATGAAACCTTGGCAGGGGATGACGCTCGGGGCAACCGTGGCGGGTGACGCTGTGCGGTTCCGCTGCTGGGCTCCTGAACGGACACAGGTAGAGGTGCTGCTGGAGGGCGGGCGTACTGCGCATTCGATGCAGCAGGAGGACGATGGGTATTGGTCGACTGAAGTCCGTGGTGTGAAGGCAGGCATGACCTACCGGTATCGCCTCGATCGCGGCGAAGCCTACCCCGACCCCTGTTCACGATTCCAGCCGTCCGGTCCCCATGGTCCGTCACTGATCGTCGACCCTGCAGCCTATCGATGGCAGGACAAGGGCTGGCCCGGCGTGAAGATGCGGGGGCAGGCGATCTATGAACTCCACGTGGGCACCTTCACCCAGGAAGGCACCCTGGATGCCGCCTCCGCGCAGCTCGTCGCCCTGAAAGACCTCGGCATCACCGTCATTGAAGTGATGCCCGTCGCCGAATTTCCCGGCCGTTGGAACTGGGGCTATGACGGAGTCGGTCTCTATGCACCGGCTCATGTGTACGGTGATCCGGAAGCGCTCAAACGGTTCGTCGATGCAACGCATCGGCTTGGGCTGGGCGTCATCCTGGACGTGGTCTACAACCACCTGGGCCCGGACGGGAATTATCTGCCGGCCTATACCCATCACTATTTCACTGATCGTTATCCGAACGAATGGGGCCAGGCTATCAATTTTGACGGGCCGGAATCGTGCGGCGTGCGTGACTTTTTCATACAGAATGCCTGCTATTGGGTGGATGAATTTCATCTCGACGGGTTGAGGCTCGACGCGGTTCACGCGCTGCACGATGAGGGCCCACGGCATGTGCTGGCGGAATTGTCGCAGGCCGCGAGGCAGGCGGCCGGAGCGAGATCGATCATTTTGATTGCGGAATGTGAGGCGCAATGGATCCATCCCATTCAGCCCATCAACCAAGGCGGGTGGGGGTTGGACGGGGTATGGAGCGAAGACTTTCACCACGCGGCGCGAGTGGCGGCAACCGGTTGCCGTGAAGGCTATTACACAGACTACCGGGGTACGCCACAGGAATTGTTGTCGTGCATGAAACGATCGTTTCTGTTTCAGGGGCAGCGGTATCAGTGGCAGGGCAAATCTCGAGGTACGGTTGTCGGAGACGAACCGGCGGCCGGGTTTGTGTTTTTTCTCCAGAATCATGATCAGGTCGCCAATCAGTTACGCGGTGACCGACTGCACGAGAAGACCAGCCCAGGCCTGCTCCGTGTGCTCACGGCTCTGCTGCTCCTGTCTCCGCAGACGCCGCTGCTTTTCATGGGGCAGGAGTTCGCCGCGTCTTCACCGTTTCTGTTCTTCGCGGATTTTCCACCCGGCGAATTGGCACAGGCAATTCATCGAGGCAGGAGGGAGTTCTTGGCGCAGTTTCCCAGCGTGGCATCTGTCGAGGCGCAAACAGCCATTCCGGACCCCTGCAATCCGATCGTGTTCAAGCGATCACAACTGGATCTCGCCGAGCGGGACCGTCACCGGAACTCGTACGCGCTGCATCGCGATCTCCTCTGGCTGCGGCGTGAAGATCCGGTGATTGCGCAACAGGACCGCCACCGCCTGGATGGAGCCGTCATTGGATCTGAGGCCTTCGTCGTGCGCTATCCTGGATCGGAGGGTGATGACCGGCTCCTGCTCCTCAACCTCGGACCTGATTGCGAGTATCGGCCTGCGCCGGAGCCGTTGCTGGCCCCTCCGGCCCAACGGAGATGGTCGTTGCTCTGGTCCAGTGATGAGCTCCGTTATGGCGGCCCCGGTGTCATCGATCCGTTGAGCGACGAGGGGTGGCGCCTCCCGGCCGAATCGGCCGTGCTGTACCGCACCGAACCGGAAGGATAA
- a CDS encoding Ku protein — MSRPLWKGSISFGLVNIPVDLYPAENRNRFDLTLLDRRDRKPVGFKRYNKVTGKEVPWDQILKGYEYEKNRYVVLTDEDFRRANVEATQTVDIVSFVKVEHIAPALFETPYYVVPDKRGEKGYALLRETLKKTGKVAIAMVVIRTRQYLAAIMPWEGVLLLNTLRYANEIRPVKHLDIPATKLKADGRSGVKARNR; from the coding sequence ATGTCCCGACCACTTTGGAAAGGGTCCATCAGCTTCGGGCTGGTCAACATCCCGGTCGACCTCTACCCGGCGGAGAACCGGAATCGTTTCGATTTGACCCTGTTGGATCGGCGCGACAGGAAGCCGGTGGGGTTCAAGCGGTACAACAAGGTCACCGGGAAAGAAGTCCCATGGGACCAGATCCTCAAGGGGTATGAATACGAGAAGAACCGGTATGTGGTGCTGACCGACGAAGATTTTCGCCGGGCGAACGTTGAGGCCACGCAGACGGTCGATATCGTGAGCTTCGTCAAGGTGGAGCACATAGCGCCTGCCTTGTTTGAAACACCGTATTATGTGGTGCCCGACAAGCGCGGCGAAAAGGGCTATGCCTTGCTGCGGGAAACACTCAAGAAGACCGGCAAAGTTGCGATCGCGATGGTTGTGATTCGCACGAGGCAATACCTAGCGGCGATCATGCCATGGGAAGGGGTGCTGCTGTTGAACACCTTGCGGTATGCGAATGAAATCCGGCCGGTGAAGCACCTGGACATTCCAGCGACGAAGCTTAAAGCAGACGGCAGGTCCGGCGTAAAAGCGCGTAACCGGTGA
- a CDS encoding FAD-dependent oxidoreductase, with product MHHTSEQTRSIWMATDMPVVPPLTLGAHADVCIVGAGIAGLTTAYCLMKSGKSIIVVDKGPPGGGMTGRTTAHLSNAVDDRYVEIQRLHGASGAQVAAESHSAAIDWIDMIRVREGIDCDFMRLDGYLFAPSNGPADLIEEEWQAAQRAGLTGVERLNRLPHGLFPTGPCLKFPRQGQFHPLKYLTGLVRAIQRDGGRIFRDAHVVNVETGAQVTIETSQGCAVTADRLVVATNTPINNIVTIHTKQAAYISYVIGARVPAGTVTPVLLWDTLDPYHYIRFSTESAGTPDEQTWIIVGGEDHKAGQANDGEARYARLEAWARERFPEMGDLGFRWSGQIMESVDGLGFIGRNPGDSDQVYIATGDSGMGMTHGTIAGLVIADLIMQRPSPWAPLYDPSRRTIRAAGEFLRESLNMAAQYTDWVTGGDVNSEEEVAPGQGAILRDGLTKIAAYRDDQGILHKCSAVCPHLDCIVAWNNTESTWDCPCHGSRFDKFGTVLNGPATTNLTPIVAKHPA from the coding sequence ATGCACCATACAAGCGAACAGACCCGATCGATCTGGATGGCAACGGACATGCCGGTGGTTCCCCCCCTGACGCTGGGCGCGCATGCAGATGTCTGTATCGTCGGGGCCGGCATCGCGGGTCTCACCACCGCGTACTGCCTGATGAAGTCCGGCAAATCCATCATCGTCGTGGACAAAGGGCCACCAGGCGGGGGAATGACAGGCCGGACCACCGCACATCTCTCCAACGCGGTCGATGATCGTTATGTTGAAATCCAACGTCTGCATGGCGCATCCGGCGCGCAAGTGGCTGCAGAAAGCCATTCCGCAGCTATCGACTGGATCGACATGATCAGGGTACGCGAGGGCATCGATTGTGATTTCATGCGACTGGACGGGTACCTGTTTGCCCCCTCCAATGGCCCCGCCGATCTGATCGAGGAAGAATGGCAGGCCGCCCAACGTGCGGGCCTAACCGGAGTGGAACGTCTCAACCGGTTGCCTCACGGCCTCTTCCCCACCGGGCCCTGTCTCAAGTTTCCACGTCAGGGCCAATTTCATCCGCTGAAATATCTTACGGGTCTGGTCAGAGCTATCCAACGGGACGGTGGGCGCATCTTTAGGGACGCCCATGTGGTGAACGTCGAAACCGGCGCGCAGGTGACGATCGAGACGAGTCAGGGATGCGCCGTGACGGCAGATAGGCTCGTCGTGGCTACCAATACTCCGATCAACAACATCGTGACGATTCATACCAAGCAAGCAGCCTATATCAGCTATGTCATCGGGGCGAGGGTTCCGGCGGGAACCGTTACACCGGTCCTGCTGTGGGATACGCTCGATCCGTACCACTACATCCGATTCTCCACCGAATCGGCGGGAACGCCAGATGAACAGACCTGGATCATCGTCGGCGGTGAGGACCACAAGGCAGGTCAAGCGAATGATGGAGAAGCCCGATATGCCCGATTGGAAGCCTGGGCGCGGGAACGATTCCCCGAGATGGGAGACCTGGGGTTTCGCTGGTCCGGGCAGATTATGGAATCAGTCGATGGGCTGGGCTTTATTGGGCGTAACCCCGGCGATTCCGACCAGGTCTACATTGCTACCGGCGACTCCGGCATGGGCATGACTCACGGGACCATTGCGGGCTTAGTGATTGCGGATCTGATTATGCAGCGCCCATCGCCTTGGGCCCCATTGTACGACCCATCACGCAGGACAATTCGCGCCGCCGGTGAATTTCTGCGCGAATCCCTCAACATGGCTGCCCAATATACCGACTGGGTGACCGGCGGCGACGTAAACAGTGAGGAGGAGGTTGCGCCGGGGCAGGGAGCCATTCTCCGTGATGGCCTGACCAAGATTGCGGCCTATCGTGACGACCAAGGGATCTTGCACAAATGCTCCGCCGTTTGCCCGCACCTGGACTGTATCGTGGCGTGGAACAATACGGAATCCACGTGGGACTGTCCTTGCCACGGTTCCCGCTTCGATAAGTTCGGAACGGTGCTTAATGGACCAGCGACTACGAATCTCACTCCGATTGTCGCAAAACATCCGGCGTAA
- a CDS encoding DUF6279 family lipoprotein produces MKLGAAWGRTLCARLLTTVAVGLLVSGCALTLGYRHADRIIEWQADHYFDLTSGQRRDLLARTQRLLVRHRREMLPDYAEFLDQLKARVQAGLRPDDLDWAYAAYDRFRGDLVERVLPDGSALLTTMSESQVRHVEQVLIREEQKTRESWAGPSDARAELRADKALALARKWIGSLQAGQVAQLRASVRALPDAEPIWWESRRQRRKAFIASLRTRATEEHLADELRGIVNPTVEQSEAARAQLDREWRAGLTAVILQLDHMLTPVQRGRAVSSIQDLIDDLRTMTRAR; encoded by the coding sequence ATGAAACTCGGAGCGGCATGGGGTCGAACTCTTTGTGCCAGGCTGTTGACCACAGTCGCGGTAGGCCTTCTGGTAAGCGGCTGTGCGTTGACCCTGGGCTATAGGCATGCGGACCGGATCATTGAATGGCAGGCGGATCACTATTTCGATCTGACCTCAGGGCAACGTCGAGATCTGCTGGCACGAACCCAACGCCTTCTTGTTCGTCATCGCAGGGAGATGCTTCCTGACTATGCGGAATTTCTTGACCAATTAAAGGCACGGGTACAAGCCGGGCTGCGACCGGATGATCTGGACTGGGCCTATGCCGCCTATGATCGATTCCGTGGCGATCTGGTCGAGCGCGTCCTTCCTGACGGCAGCGCCCTCTTGACGACTATGAGTGAATCACAGGTACGACATGTGGAGCAGGTCCTGATCCGCGAAGAACAAAAGACCAGGGAATCATGGGCCGGGCCGAGCGATGCCCGCGCCGAGTTGCGGGCGGACAAAGCACTGGCGCTCGCCAGGAAATGGATAGGCTCGTTACAGGCCGGGCAGGTGGCGCAATTGCGTGCGTCTGTGCGGGCGCTTCCCGACGCCGAGCCGATTTGGTGGGAGTCGCGCCGGCAACGTCGTAAGGCCTTCATCGCCTCACTCAGAACACGAGCGACGGAGGAGCATCTCGCGGATGAGCTGCGTGGGATTGTGAATCCGACCGTGGAGCAGTCGGAAGCGGCCCGGGCTCAACTGGATAGGGAGTGGCGCGCGGGACTGACGGCGGTGATCCTGCAACTCGATCACATGCTGACGCCGGTGCAACGGGGGCGGGCCGTGTCATCCATCCAAGACCTCATTGATGACCTCCGGACAATGACGCGTGCACGGTGA
- a CDS encoding endonuclease/exonuclease/phosphatase family protein, with product MELRVASYNIHRAIGKDGRYEPGRILRVLSEMNADIVALQEIDLKEPGGHQLLPWLAACTGLRAIPGPVRSRGPCQYGNALLTRFPVAGVRHWDLSVGLHEPRGALDVDLRLRGQTMHVVTTHLGLWPRERPVQVERLLKLFAPNRQDLTIFMGDLNEWNVRGKTLRGLSRLFGASSSPATFPARCPILPLDRILIAPAQALLSVAVHDTPLSRLSSDHLPIKADIRFPPGSVPGTRSPVA from the coding sequence ATGGAGCTGCGAGTGGCCTCGTACAACATTCATCGGGCGATTGGGAAAGACGGGCGGTATGAGCCAGGCAGAATCCTGCGAGTGTTGTCGGAAATGAATGCGGACATTGTGGCGTTACAGGAAATCGATTTGAAGGAGCCAGGCGGTCATCAGCTGCTGCCTTGGCTGGCCGCGTGCACCGGTTTGAGGGCGATACCAGGTCCGGTCCGTTCGCGAGGGCCATGCCAGTACGGGAACGCCTTGTTGACCCGGTTCCCCGTGGCAGGCGTCCGGCACTGGGATCTGTCGGTTGGTCTGCATGAGCCCCGTGGTGCGCTGGATGTCGATTTGCGGTTGCGTGGACAGACGATGCATGTCGTCACCACGCATTTGGGATTGTGGCCGCGGGAACGTCCCGTGCAAGTGGAGCGTTTGCTGAAATTGTTCGCGCCGAACCGCCAAGACCTCACCATTTTCATGGGAGACCTCAATGAATGGAACGTGCGAGGCAAGACATTACGGGGATTGAGCCGACTGTTCGGCGCGTCATCCTCTCCGGCCACCTTCCCCGCCCGCTGCCCGATCCTCCCATTGGATCGAATCTTGATCGCACCTGCCCAGGCATTGCTGTCTGTGGCGGTGCACGACACCCCGCTCAGCCGCCTCTCGTCGGATCATCTGCCGATTAAGGCCGATATACGCTTTCCGCCCGGATCGGTTCCAGGGACTCGGTCACCGGTGGCGTGA